The following are from one region of the Amylibacter sp. IMCC11727 genome:
- a CDS encoding bifunctional enoyl-CoA hydratase/phosphate acetyltransferase, producing MSRSAFLSQTAPDCPPSLIAQAATGPAPRVAIARAGAELPMMAAKDATEAGIMTPIFVGEEDAIKAEADTLNWDISGYAIHNTNGEADAANTAAALCGSDEADVLMKGHLHTDMFMKGVLTRDNGLRTASRLVHVFHITPPGRDEPLLVSDAAVNVTPDIKTRQACTQAVVDLARARGIERPKVAFLSATESAIPSVPSSIEAQELCDWATAEIDGADFSGPLAMDLILSPEAVATKGLTDNPVAGRADCIVVPDIVSGNAIFKSLVYMGGGCAGGVVMGAKVPVLLTSRADPPAARMASAALAAILTRK from the coding sequence ATGTCTCGCTCTGCTTTTCTGTCTCAGACCGCCCCCGATTGTCCGCCCTCTCTCATTGCTCAAGCCGCCACTGGCCCCGCACCCCGCGTGGCCATCGCTCGCGCAGGGGCCGAACTGCCGATGATGGCCGCCAAAGACGCCACAGAAGCAGGCATTATGACCCCGATTTTTGTGGGCGAAGAGGATGCGATCAAAGCAGAAGCCGACACGTTAAACTGGGACATCTCCGGCTACGCCATCCACAACACAAATGGCGAGGCAGACGCCGCGAACACAGCAGCCGCCTTATGCGGTTCAGACGAAGCAGATGTGCTGATGAAGGGCCACCTGCACACCGACATGTTCATGAAAGGCGTGCTCACGCGGGACAACGGCCTGCGCACCGCATCACGCCTTGTGCATGTGTTCCACATCACACCACCTGGCCGCGATGAACCGCTGCTGGTTTCTGATGCGGCTGTCAACGTCACACCCGATATCAAAACCCGCCAAGCCTGCACACAAGCCGTGGTGGACCTTGCCCGCGCACGCGGCATTGAACGCCCAAAGGTGGCGTTCCTCTCCGCCACAGAATCCGCCATTCCCTCTGTGCCATCCTCTATAGAAGCGCAAGAATTGTGTGATTGGGCCACAGCTGAAATCGACGGCGCTGATTTCTCGGGTCCGCTCGCGATGGACCTGATCCTATCCCCCGAAGCGGTGGCCACAAAGGGCCTTACCGATAATCCGGTTGCGGGCCGCGCAGACTGCATCGTGGTGCCCGACATCGTGTCTGGCAACGCCATTTTCAAATCCCTCGTTTACATGGGCGGCGGCTGTGCCGGCGGAGTTGTGATGGGCGCCAAAGTCCCCGTCCTTTTGACATCGCGCGCCGATCCCCCTGCCGCCCGCATGGCATCCGCTGCGCTTGCAGCGATCTTAACCCGAAAATAG